From the Argentina anserina chromosome 3, drPotAnse1.1, whole genome shotgun sequence genome, the window ACGACAACCTAATCCACAGACAGATTGAGCGGTTTGTTGCACACGCGTTGCACGGGTTGTTAAAAAACTAGTGTTTGATAGTCTCCTAtcttatagtttttttttttggaagaaAAACTActgttttattaaaaaaactcAAGCAATGTGATTACAATCCTCTTGTAGGACATCTAGGATCCAAGTAGGAGGACTAGATCAAGGTTAGATTCATATGTCATTGCATCAAGTCTAATGAGCAATGACGTTATATGAACGAGCTGAGGAGCACGCATAACAATAACTTGTGTTTGAGCCAAATTTAACTAAAGATAAAATTCTAAGCAATTTAGCCCAAGAGGTCAATACTTGCGGCCCAAaatatctttattttattgtGTATGATCTTCGAAGTCCTATTAGCGCGAGGATCTCGTTTGCCGGGTTGAAGACCTTCCATGACAAGTAAGGAAAAGAGAATCCTTACTCAATTCAGAATCAATTCTCTATGGGCAAGAATATCTATAATCCTTGAAGACAAATGAATTGCTAAAACCCTAATGTGATCACTATATAAAGGGGCGAAAAACACATAAGAACAACACGACTCTCAACAGACAAACTAGCACATCTACTATCAAAAGTCCCATCGGGCAAACCCAACGACCAAGCATCCTCAGCTAAAGACCTTTCGTCGTTAGCGAAAGCATCCGAAAACAGCTAAAGATCTCTATCCTTAGTGACCACCAGTGATCTATTTGAAGTTCTGCTCGATCACGACTTCTGTGACTTGAATATCGAATCGTGACTTTTGCTAGAAGACGCGAAAGAAGACTTGGACATCCATACGACCTATAGGGCGGACCAAGGCAAAGAAAGTTCTCAACCTCGTTACAATTGTTAGATTAGAAGTCAAGACAGCCCATCACATTCACCAACATCATCGTACGCAAGTATTGGCATGCCTACGCATCATCAATAACCACCATTGAGAACATTCGCCTTAACTCTACACATCAAAAATCCTAGAAAACTCGAACAACCTGCTGCAACCTACGCAATGCCATTCAAATGTCTTCCAGAATATTATCAAGAAGACTCAGACCCCTTGAACCACTTTGAATGTCTTGAACAGCTACGTACAAGACAGTCTATTTCAATGAATACGTTGGACAATCCCCGAGCTTAAATGAAATTAATTGCCTCCCTAATGGCCGGCCATCAACGTACTCGTCATGTTTGGCGGAGAGCACGTGAGGAGGTCTACTGCTAAAAGCCTTCAGGAACGAACCAGTATCATCCCTCAAAATTCCACCAATGCCGGCGCCATGCTGCTCTTCCTTTATAGTAACTTTAAATAACTTTGAATAATTGAGTGGCCGACTCGCAGTGTGGTATATAGAAAATGATatgtataataaatattttcattGCTCAACACTATGGGCGCACGTCTGGATGTGTCATGATGTTGGTTAGCTGTTGGTCGTactactattgcaattgtggtTCTATTGCGGGACGGGAGGTGGCTGTGGCTCTAGTGTTTAACTTTTAGGACTGAGGACATGGTCTTGGTCGGAACAAGAGATCACTAATGGATTACAACGTCACGTAGTTGCAGCTATGCAATTACACGGTTGCAAGCACCATCTCATGGTGGCGTGGGTTGGATTATACAGTAAAATTtcgttaaattaatatttaattaattaataattttattaaaataatattttttatctaTCCCGATTAAAGGCTAACTtactaaattaataattctctaaatttatcaaataataaaaattcaagAATTAATATAAACCCaatcgaatatataaattaataattgtataatttatataataaattttacatttatgaggatttttattaaattattttatttatttattatcaaatataataatataatacatcgaataaaataatattttgaaataatataatacattagaaaaaaatatttaataagaTATCCGTGATAAATTAAACAATATGGTGCATgaacaaaataaaacttaatttcttcaaaaaagtgataaatatatttattatacattgataaattaataagttattaattaatatataatatctcGTTAAAATGATAAATGTTATACATctcaaatttattaatttatagaggttttaTGGTACCCGATTCATCTACAATGTATTGGCATCAACTTGATCAAAGGCAGATTAAAGCACAGCTATGGTGGTTTATGTTCTCTTGTTGGCTCCTCATTCTATGCGGAGGCTGGGAAATTAAGAATTGAAGGGCATCGACGATGGTGTAGCGGCAAAGGAGGCCACTAAGGTGCGAGTGTTGATCGATTCGGACTCGATCGGGATGCATATATATGCCGGCGATGATGTGTGCTCTTCGATGCAGGGACTGGGCTGCGTCGGCCAATTGTGACTTCACTGACTTTAATGGCTTAATTGGTTGCTCTTGGgcttgtttagggtttaagtTCTTTTTTCCTGGCAGTGTTGTCTTAACTCTTAATTCTCTAGTGCTTAATTTTCCCTAGTGCAATTTACTACGTACAGAAGATCACGGTTTGACTTTGTCCCAGCGTTAATTAGCTCGATACTATTTTGGTCACTCTTCCTCATTCAATGCAAACTCGATCATACAGATGGACAACCGTTCCTCATTTCACTACAAACTCGaatgaaccaaaaccacaTAATCTTCCAGAATTAAAACCAACAAATTCGTTCTATAATTAGCCAAAACTCTCCATACCTGTACCTATATATACCTCTCAACCTCACCCTATTTTCTTCAGGACGCATTTGCAGAATAACACACAAGGCAAAAACAATCCAATAATACTTCTCAAAGCGTGTGATCGGTTGACAAGTTCACTCTCTCGGAGTTTTCCCGTCGATCGACCACATACACATATCCATCATCATGGACATGAAGAAGGTTGCCTTTGTCGTCCTTATCGCTGCCGTCTGCATGACCGCAGTTATGGCCAAAGGTAATAGCCATAATGCTGCCAAGGACTTAAAAGATGCTGCCTCTGCCCCGGCTCCTTTGGCTGACTCCATCTATGCGGCTCCCGATTCTGCACCTGCAACCGCTCCATTCAACTCAGCCAATACCGTAGTTGGGTCCTTGGCCGGAGCTTCATTCGTGTCTCTCTTGGCCCTTATCATGCAGTAAATGACTCAATTAGTACTACACGAAGGAGGAGAAGAACGATGAAGGCTATCAATTATGTGTGTGCGTGTAATATGTTCTCCAATAAATGAATCAAATCTTTTTTTTCGCGTGCGAATGTGAAATGTTTTTAGATTTGTTTTCATTATTTCCCAGTCTCTCGTGAGTCATGAAATaatcaaaaaacaaatagaaCCGTGCGCACAAAATGAGGCAATGTATACCACCATTGGGACGGAATACATTGATCGACGgtcataaaacaaaaactgcATGCCGTCTGTTTCAAAATACATTGATCGATTATTCTGAATGCAGAAAAGCTGCACTGTAGCTAATCAACCTTTTAACTATAAGAGAATATTAGAGAATGCCTCGATCGGTAATAATGTGTCTCTAACTCACGATATTACAGTTGGGGATATTCTCCTACAAATGGTTCAAAGATCTCCAAGTTATGTGAAATGCTCAAACGTCTTGATTGGGATGGAGGCCTGGAAGAAACTATATGACCTCCTGTGCGCTTAAAATGGAAATGATAAGTTTTCCATGGAAGCATTGGCTGGATTAGACAAATCTGTAAAATCATCTTTGTCAATATCTTTGTAAATATAACGTACAAGGTCAAGCCAATTGTTTGACTCGATCTGTTTAGAATGTTTTTAAGTTTTTGGCCATGCTAATAATCTTGTAAATATATAGGTAACACCGGCCTATGTAAAAGTTAATTATCTTGGTCTCGACTTTTTTGGTCAGATAGATGCATTCCTTGTTCGCCAAATCCAACCAGGTGCAATTTTCGAATAAGGAAGGTGTTTAGACTTTAGACTAATAGAGTGAATGAGTGATCGACCAAGAGCTAATACAAATGGAACTCAGACAAGAGACTAAGAGAGTGATCGACCTACAACTTTCGTACTATATATGTTGCTGACTTTGAGGATCCATTGAATTATTGTTCCTTAACAGTAAACCAAAGTTCAGGAATAAAAAGTCTTCTAACAACTGATAACACTGAATTGAGTGAATTCTATGTCGAACCGGTTACAGTTCAGGCCTTCATATATAAAGTAAATGGTTCAATCATGCTGCATCTAGTAATGAAACTACTAGCTCTATATGTTACTTaatcacaaattcacaatgttgACTGAGAAATTGTAATCGACCTCTTTCATATCATATATCTTTTTGAACTACGAATGtaagtaaatgtaaaaatgtaaatgaATAAAATGATGTAGCATTGTTACAGAGAGATAGGCTATAACCTCATCACCAGAGGTAGTAGGCTGTTTCAGGAGATTATAGATAGGCTGCAAACGACGGGCCAATTGAATAAATCCCAAAATTGATCGAACGAACTCGCCTAATGGTGTTTTTGAAGAACTCTGTGGGCTGCTGACCCTTAAAGCCACATAATGTAGCATAGTATTTCAGCACAAGATACCCTAATTTATATcatttaaacacaaaaatttaTGCTTTAGTTAACTGAATCTTCATCTTCTGCAGAACATATACCTccgctatataatatataaggtGCAGATAGTCCAAAACCTGAAAATCCGTCTAAAATGCTTGTAATCTCCATGACCATCTTCACCTTTTGAGAAGAACATTACAGGTGTATATAGCAGTTGAGACTGTTCAGAAATATGACAAAACCAATGACTTAATCGAAGTTCACAATAATCTACGCTGACCGATTTCGGTTTCTAACaatagtctatatatatatacagaacaACTACAGCAGTAGTGGTTCAAATGTTCAAAGCTATACCTACATAGCTGGCCACCGAAGTTTCTTTAAAATGCTTTTAAACTAGACATGAAAAGATTTGAAAgctaaaaaagagaaaagatttgaTTCTTGAGACAAAAGTAAAGAACTAaagaggaaagaaagaggCTGGCGTTTGAGGTTTTCAGGCCTTGGTTTCTATTTGAAAGCTATGCAATCTTTGCTTGCGTTTTGAGATTTCATGGACATATATCATTAGTACCATGCGGTTGGTATGTCACCATTGCCACTAACCATATGATCATTCATAGGTTATCCACCAAAGATTGGTCACATACTGTGCTAGAGAGTGCTAGACACAATTGTCATAGGTTGCACGGAATCGGGTACGGGTACATGAAAGCGAAACATTTAGAAACGCGGAAAcgtgtttttcaaaattttaaggaagcgggtacgttttggaaacgtcgaaaaaaataataataaatatataaaaattatacaaaaaatatgtaacgaccccaaaatttcgagcttaaaaactcaaaattctaaagtcgttaaacaccaaataatctcaaataaatcgaaatcattaaagcgtaacagcggatcacatctgagtttaaaatatgactcagtcaagccgattattacaaacccaaatgataattcaacatataacaaatggaattgtataatcctcacaacaacctcacaaataaaatcacaccaaatcacacacaggatccacgctggaacctcaccacgactggatgcgatcgacttcgagtcttcggagtcgtcactcaatcaccactactcagcacctgcggaagtatcccctacaccattgaaattggtgtaccgggattgcaacacaaacctggtaagctttacagctcgtatgagtaaaatattaaaataactctcgtctcataaaagacacaactccacatcaacacagtataatgaaaatcatgagaaaacgagcaacccatctggttactctaatactttcacaaaatggtaactaatgagcgctggtacacatccgttacccctcacttagtataccgctgatgttgggtaaccacccgccacccaacatccaaaacaagctgagtacccatgagcagataaccacccgttacctccatgcagtactatggcagacagactagagctctaactgtatcgtaactttcgcccggccaaaggctaggttccgacttgcctcacatgtacaataatctcacatcatattgtaccacacatcacgtccgaagacaaaacacaatatttcacattttccgtgataaaatcacgtacaataatcacacatcatattgtacgttttaaaactttcatgatatatccacaataaaaatcataacagtatattatatagcaaactatatatattcgtacttatttaccatttatacaatatatacatagtccactatatcctatacatgtcatatttcataaacacctgaaaattacgtacgataatctcacatcatatcgtactgtttaaatcacacacatgcacaatttttctgtcaccgaaatgactatttttaatgaattaataacagtacgtaatttaatgaactatatatatatatgtacttattaccattatactgtatatatgtagtccacaaaattatatacatgttgtaattcatatgataaacacacttgtaaaaatgttgaatcaccacgagggtagattcgtaattcagtgagattttactcaccttaatgacttgagcgtaattccacaattcgcgatgctaattcctttcctcgatttaacgatcaccttaaaagaataagaaaagaatttagaatcgtttcgtaaacctttaaatgccaaaacagtaatatacggttactgttcagcaattttggtttatacgaagttactgttcactgttcactattcacgggtactgtacaatactcaattaatacgtatttctgtacgtataaataatatatacatatttctgtacgtataaataatatatacgtatttctgtacgtataaatattaatacgtatttctgtacgtataaatattaattcgtatttctgtacgtataaatattaatacgtatttctgtacgtataaatattaatacgtatttctgtacgtataatattaatacgtatttctgtacgtatgaatattaatacgtatttctgtacgtataatattaatacgtatttctgtacgtataaatattaatacgtatttctgtacgtataaatattaatacgtatttctgtacgtatacgtacgatttaaatgtaaatacaactcagtaaataaaatttactaaattacccttttacaaattactttttacatttactgaaagtaatttataattacatttaccgtaggtaaaacttaattacatttaccatacgtaaataaaatttacatttaccgttacacagtaaattaccaaaataccctttcagtcaaaactaattacaccgcctcacacggcggcgcgtgtggcacacgcgccacctccggccggccgcgcgtggggcacacgcgccgaggctaaccacggagcgtgtgacgccaccgccgtgcccaacctctccccctcctcctcctctatccTCCTACGGCCTCCGCCGACCCCTAGGCTATCCCTAgcctcctcacgcgccgcctctaggcggcggtatctcctccttcttctcctccgctCCCCCTCTCCGATCTACTTCAAACTTCCCCAAAACAATCATAATTACCACAACAAGCAATCCCACAATCGATCTAACCACAACCCTTACCTAAATTCACGAATTGAAATCGTTGAAGTTCCTTGGTAGATTCGGACCGCCTGCGTTTGCGTCCGAGAGTCACGCCGAGCTTCGCTGCGTCGCCGTGATGCGTCGTGCTCGTGGGGTGGTCACGTCGTGGTGGTGAGGTCGTAgctgccggcggtgaggagcgATGCTCGGAGGAGATGGAAGAGACTCGGGGAAAAGAAGGGaccgagagagagaaaacTCGGGAAGagatgagagggagagggtggGTGAGAGTGTCCGATCGTGAAGGAGAGGAAGATGGGAGAGAGCTCGGGTTGTGAAGGAGAGGAAGATGGGTTtcgggggagagagagggatccgagggtgagagagaggagagtgcggcgggttgagagagagagaagtgaaTGAGGGTTTCTGAAtaaggaaaccctaatcctataattatctatttatactagtttccaaatcggaaactaacttccgacgttaataacttttacctccgacgtccgattcgaacgcgtcacatatccacgaactcgtatcgacgagctctacaacttccgtgaagaaaatTCTcccaaccgagcgacgaaataaaagtcgataaattcgttcggaaacgtaacgttttcttattaaacgttatcggaacgtttccgttcccgtttcgtaacgtttgcaagtaaacatattcggtttaaatcaaacttcacaacctaatagaatttaattcaatcaaatatcgtttaaaaacgagggttattacaaaataagtataataacaaatttttagtttaagtaactcaaaatctcaaataacttgGTGTTCAACATTCgaaataatacaaatataatgagagatcTAGGTATCAACAAGAGAGAAGGAGGGTCGGCGACTCGGCGGGAGGTCAAAAATATGTCGAAATAAGCCATTTGACTCGACGAAGGTATGTCTAGcctttcatttaaaaaaaaacctttatttGTTTGGAAACTCGCGTTCCACCGCATTTccaaaacacatttttctggaaacacgTTTCCGGGCGTTTCGTCGCGTTTGCAGAGTGattccgcttcggaagcggaaaACGCGGGTGAAGACACGTTTCCGTGCTTCCTAGATCAATATATCCAACATCTTATATATAGTAAGCTTAATAAATATCGAAAACACTATTCGACCTACACATGTAGGTATGTCGGTACAAATTTAGTTAGTAGATTGAATACGAAAGTGAAAATATGCAATCGAAATGAAGCCGAAGTAAACTTACAAAGAAAGATATGGTAATACTGTAATAGTGATGAACTTCTCATCTAATGGGAACGAGACTAATTCAACGACTAGTTAGTCTATTTTACTTGTACAAATTATATTGCTAATCAATGTCGGAAGACACAATACGTCATATGTCGTTCTCCGACTGAGAAAGTCAGCCGGCTACAAGCACTACAACCGGTAGCTTCATTGACTAATCTCATGTTTAGACTGTATAATTAACCAAAGAATAATCTCAACAATAATGTTATGATCaacccaccaccaccaccaccacaccAACCTTCAACAAATCCCTCTCCCCCAaaaacttcgtaaaaccgttATTAACACCTCACAAGGGGGACAAAACAGGAAATTGGCGGTAAGAAAACCAACCAATCCCTACGCGCCACGTCGCCCGCAATTGGGAAATGTTCGTTATTAAATTGCAAAGAGAGGAGCGTCGCGCTGATTGAAATACAGAGCAACacgtctctctctcctctcgaCGATCTAAAATCAGCTGCtgctagggttagggtttttgaattttttttctttccccaattttatttcttgctaatttgtttaaatatcgTGTCTTTTGGTTCTGGGTTTTGTtgggtttgatttgaattgctCGATTACTGAACAATTTTGATTGATTTGTGTTATGGTTGATTTTATTGAACAGAGGAGCCGCTCTTGTCCGATGCGACTCTGAACTTGGGGGATCGGTTTCAGAGGTTTAATTCCATTAATTTATATTTGCAGGGTAAGGTTCTGTGTTCatctgttttttcttttcttttttggattACTTATACAGCTGATCAAAGTCTGCGTTCTTGTTGATTGGAGCTGGTTTGATGTAGTGAGTCTTGAAATTCATGATTCTGGGGTTAAATTTGAATTACCTGTTTTGCTTTTTTGGATTTTCGAGAACAATAGAAAGTCAATGTCAGTATACAGTAGTCTGAAATAACATAGTAATCATTAATTTACTAGATATTTCAAgttatgtatttgaatttgtgCTCTGATAAGAGGTTTAGAATGAAGATTTACCGAATGTTTTTGTATATGGTTGCGTTTAATTGGTTGGTAGTTTTATTTGTAGCAAAAATATAGATTGGAACGCCTTagatttgagaaaatcttcTATCGCACCCTTAGTTTACAAATAGCATTGTTGTGTGCACATTTCATAATGAATTGCTTCAGATATCCATGTTTGAATTGAACACCTCTGAATGTTGGGTATGCAGACTAAGCTTATTGGGTTACTGTGCTAAATAAGGAGTCCAGTTTGATTTTTATCATGTTTGGTGTCACTGGATACAAGAGTAAATGATTTATGGAACACCTTGTTCTCAAAATATGGCATCCTTTGATGGTGTTGCGGTGGGTACTTAGACTGGACATATCTAGAACATCTTGCTTCTCAACCGTAAAGCAAGAAAATTGATATCTAAATCCGTGAAACACCAAACATAGGTcaatgttagtttgatttaaGGTGATTCGCATTAGTCCATAAGCTTAGTCTGTCATGCATCCTAAACTAGCACTGATAGACCTTTATGAACTTGAAGACCTTTGAACATTGTTGGTCATTGGTGATGgtctttttattattttctgtgTGTGTATGTGCTTGTGTGTTTCTGAAACTAACCATAGTGGAATATTTGAACCCGTTTTAATGTTGGCATACAAGAAGTTAGCTATTTCTCTATGTGATGcaacttttctttttgtttgtgaAAGGTTTGTGCGAGAAATTTAACAACTATTCTTTTTACAGCTGACTTGAAACGATGGACCACGAGGAGACTGGATGTCAAGCTGCCCCTGAAGGTCCTATTTTGTGTGTAAACAATTGTGGGTTCTTTGGAAGTGCAGCTACTATGAATATGTGTTCCAAGTGCCATAAGGACCTGATGATGAAACAAGAGCAGGCTAAGCTTGCCGCATCTTCCATTGGAAGTTTTGTCAATGGAACATCAAGCAGCCACGGGAAGGAACCTGTCACTGCTAATCCAGTGGACTCAAAAACTATATTTATTCCAACCCTTAAGTTTAGGTCGGAAAACGACTCTCCTTCCCCCTTTTCTTTTGGGCCATCGGAGAGTGCTGTGGCAAAACCTAGCCCAGAGTCATTTACTTTTGGGTCAGGGCAAAGCAGTGAGCCGAAGCCAGAGGGTCCAAAGCGCTGCACTTCCTGCAACAAGCGGGTGGGTTTAACAGGATTCAATTGTCGCTGTGGTGACCTTTTCTGTGCAGTACATCGTTATTCAGACAAACATGACTGTCCCTATGATTATCGTACTGCTGGTCGTGATGCCATTGCTAAAGCCAATCCTGTTGTCAAAGCTGAGAAGCTTGACAAAATCTAAAGTTGGTCTAGTGGAAAGTTTCGTTCTGAGAAATGATGCTTGTTTTCATCCAGATGATGGCTTCAGAGTGCTGCGATACCTTATATTTGCCCTTATTAAGTTATACCTATTGGGAGGCATGGCGGTTTGGACTTGAAGAACTCTGTATTTGTTATGGTTGGGAGAAATTTATATGTTGTTCCAGTGTTGCAAGTTGTAGTCTGTGTTGGTTTGGTGGTCGTGG encodes:
- the LOC126789447 gene encoding zinc finger A20 and AN1 domain-containing stress-associated protein 8-like: MDHEETGCQAAPEGPILCVNNCGFFGSAATMNMCSKCHKDLMMKQEQAKLAASSIGSFVNGTSSSHGKEPVTANPVDSKTIFIPTLKFRSENDSPSPFSFGPSESAVAKPSPESFTFGSGQSSEPKPEGPKRCTSCNKRVGLTGFNCRCGDLFCAVHRYSDKHDCPYDYRTAGRDAIAKANPVVKAEKLDKI